The DNA region GGCAGCTCCCCGTTCTTTTTCTAAGATCTTGTGTGTTGGCGCGAGCACGGAAAAGTCTCCCAAGGGTCGTCCAACCAAAGCTCTTATTAATTAAAGTGGCGCTTAGCAAACAAAAATGTGCTTTTTCTTGTCATATATGGTTAACCTCACCTGGGAAAAGGTATGAGACAGTGTTTATGGTGGGACAAACTATATAAAGAGCAACAAGCAGCTAGACTGAGATGAATATGTAGTAGCCCCTTTGAAGAAGCAACTGATTGGGAAGCGTTGAACCCTGGTTTGGGACCGTACTTTTGTTAATAAAAGTAGGGAACAGTCACTGTGTAGAGTACAAGAATGGAATGTGTCACTGTGTAGAGTACAAGAATGGAATGTAAGAAGCAGCCAATCTGAAACTTATCTGATACCGTCAGCGAAAGAAGCTAGGCACACAGTACACCAAATTTAAAAGGGCATCAAAATTGCACGAATAAAAAGGATAAAGGAACATTGAATGTTGATGAACCAACAACAGAAAAGAGAAGCAAAATTATGCGACCACCTTATCCCATGCTTTGGAAGAGAAATTTGGATCGGAAAAGGCTAGGCTCCCTACATGTGTGCAAAATAGTCTTGGTCGGTTGCCGCATATTGCAGTTGAGTGGTAAGAATAAGAGTGATCCACATATAGATGGTCCGTGCATATGTCCACGCTTTTGAGTGGGTGCAAAGATGGCACCACCTTTGATTTCGTCAGTCGTATCAACGCATGTTTCAATCTCTGTGGTCCATATCATATATATACATGGTTTACCTTGATCAATTCGTAGTAGGATAGGTTAGAGCCGAGGACACGTACAAGGGGGAACTGTGTTCTCTAGTCACAATTCTAATGCTACACCTTTCTCTAGCGGCGGTACAGCCAAGGAATGGGTATGCCAGATCAACCCACTGCAACATAAGTAACTTCTTATGCCAGAAGAACTCGGGTCCTTACGTATCGCTAGCTGACGTATATATGCATGGATGAACATCAGGACATGGCACATGTCTTGGCCAGAAGGGTTCACATCCTATAAGGTCTACCTTGATCAACTTGTAACGAAATAGTGGAGTTATGTTGAGAATGCCGTGCATTCGCTAATCACTGTTGTTGTGTGGTCTATGAAAGAACACTGATGGGCAAGGTTGCTAGCCTAGTAGGGTTTGCCCACCCCCAAGGGGATTAAAATTCCGTATGTAGCCCGGAACAAACCGAAAAAATAAATTCCCAGTGCATGTGCCCTTATGTGATTCAACGCCGGATCTGCATTAGATTTGTGCATCGCAAGATTTTGCATGAGAATCCCCCCAACCCCCCTCTAGTCTGCATAAATCTAAAAGGATTGGCACCGCGAGAGCATATGCCTTTAAGGGCAAACAAATTTACGGGTATGGAATATGGAAACAAAGGAAAAGGGCCACCTGCCCTGCACATATATGCAGGCAAGCAACAGTAACCTATGCATGTGCTTGAAAACACAAAGCCACACGGCGACAGGATATGACAGGGCACCTGCACAGATGAGCGTAGCGGCACCGTCGAGTCGAGCCCCACTGATCCTTCCAGAATTGAGATCCAGCTACTGTTGCCTGCAGCTGCATTGCCCTTTCCGTGGAAGAAACAAGCACAACTTGCGCGATGCTATGCTGTTCCTCGAATCGAAGCCGCCAAGCTTGTGGTTGTAGGGTGGGGCTGACCGGCCGGCTGGGTCGATCGGCTGCCCAGCAAGCTGGCGTTGCCGTCGGATGGATAAGGTCCTGTGTCAAGCGGAGCCGACGCCACCCCGGTCCCCTCCGTGGCGGGCTGGCGGCGACGGCGTAGCCATTGCCTGCAGCCGCGCCGGAGAGTGTGGATGCAAAGGCTACGGTGGGCCTGCGGCGGTCCTGACCATGTTTTAGGCCATGGGCCTATGCACACATTAGCCCGGTACTGAGGCCGCAATGGCCGGTTGTCTTGGCCCATTAGGAATAAAGGGCAAAGACACATTCTTCGCCGCGACAAACTCCGTAGCTGCAATCTACTAGTATTCCGTATCCTACAAACAGATTCCAAGTACATTGATTGATACTGCTAGCAAAAACCGAAGCAAAGGGGATCGGATCAAAAGACCAAGGGAGATGAGATCATGAGATGCGCGGCGTGCCACTGTGCAGGCTGCTCGTCACTCTCGTGGATCATTTCACGacccccagcagcagcaggatcTGGAGGAAGATGTAGGACACGCCCCCGATGGTGGCGTACTGCAGCTTGCTCTCCCCCTCCACGTCCGGGAAGTCGCCGTCCGCGCACTTGGTgaacccgccggcgagccacGCAAGGTTCCTGTACCCGTCGTCGTGCAGCATCCTCACCGCGATCAACGACCTTCAGGCCCACGCAACAAACAGGGTAGCTTTGTTACCACAAGGCACGATCGAGGCCAGCAAATTCGCACGCTTGTTGCACAATGATCTTATTTACCTGAGGCCTTCGCCGCAGGCGACGAGGAGCTTGGCGTCCttgccgccgtcgccggccacggcggcggcgacgtcgtCGACGAAGCGGTCGTTCATCTTAGTGAAGGCCTGGCCCGTCCAGAGCCCTATGTAGCCGAAGTGGACCCACTTCTTGAGCAGCGTCACGGGGCCCATGTCGTCGTCCCCCACGAACAGCGGCACGTGCGCCGAGCCCCGCacgccggcgcgggcgcgctCCCAGGGCGGCCGCACGTCCAGCAGCCTGAACCCCTCACCGCCCAGCGCCTCCGCCGCGTCCTTGGGCCGCACGGCCTTCACCGCGCCCGACCGCACCAGCGcctcggcgccgccggcccACGACGTCGACTGCGCCCTGACGCGCGAGCGAGGCGGGACAGGGGAGGCGCACTTGATGCCGGCGGATGCCGCCGCAGCAACAATCATCGCCATGGCCACCGGCTGATTGGTCGCTGCCTGTCAGTTCAGGCCTGAGTCCTCACTCCTCACTCGCAGCATACGTGGCCAGGTCACACTTATCCACACGATGTTCTAGGTCCAATCCGCGCCGTTGGCGCTCGGGTCACCACAGCTCCTGGCCGCACGATTCATCCAAACAGATGAGGCGGAGTGGTGACGAGATCTCCGGCGCGTTTGATGTATCCCCCCATCGACAGGCTAAACATGAGGTAGCACAAACATGGATCCTAATTAATAAAGTTAAAAAAAGAATTCGATTCCTAATGCAAAAAAGCATCGGCCAATAGACATGGCAGCATGACCGTTCTGTGCTACGGGGCGCTAGGTGAACTCGAAGCGCATGAGGAGCTTGACGCTCTTGAACTTGTGCCCCTTGTGGTCGAACAGCGAGACAGCGCGGATCCCCGGCCGCAGCTCCTCTACCGGCAGCGCCGTCTGCCCGCCGAAGTCGTCCTCGCTCACATCCTGCTCGTGCACCTCCACGCGGAGCACCGCGATCTCGGGGACAGTCAGCGGGAAGGCGAACTCCTCCTCCCACACGGGGACCCAGTTGTCCTCCACGGCTTTCGTCTTCCTCATCACCGAGTCTAATGGAACTCCGGCGATGCCAACCTGTTGGTGAACCACAACTAGCAGGTTAGCAGTGCGTCCTCAAGTTTTAGGCCGGTGCAACTGTCTTTCGGATGATCAATATTCGTGGCGAGCTTTCAAACGTTGGCATGAGCTCAGGGAGTGGTCAGACCTTTACGTAGAAATCTGGAGGTGAGTATGAGTCGAAGTGTGTCTGCTTGAAGTCCTTGTGCCAACCTTCGCCCATGTATATCTTGACCTGCAAACCAGTACCAGATCAACCCATTTCTTAAACTCAAAGAGAGCGAAAAAGAAGAAACATGCCATCTACCTTCAATGTTGCCTTGACCGGTAAATCTGCCTTGGGATCAAACACCTTTCCATCTGGACATGTTTGCATCAAGAAATCAGGTTTCTTCACATAACCGCAGCCCCCATTGGCTTTGTAAAAACCATACATTAACCAAAGTGCTCTTCCATGTCCCTGGAGAAAAAAACAGAGGTCTTCATTAACATTAGGCAGCGTGTACACTATTTTTTTACTAACACAGCTAATCCACGCATTCTACTTACGTTATAGAACCAAAATAATTAATCAGGGTTCCTTTGAATGATTTGCTAAAAGGAAAGCACACGATAAAGCCAACTGAGCAACCAATACACTtaagttcaaaaaaaaaagcaacCAATACATGACAACGGTGGTAAATTGAAGCTTAATTAAAAACATGACCATGGTGAAAATGTGGCAAAGTGAATCTTGATCGAAATCATGTAATAGGAAAATTGGGAGCTCAATCAGACCGGAATATATTGCTCAGATTACAATCAGACCTGCATATTGAATGCCACCATTTGAGCACCATGCACCCAGCCAAGAAATGGATTATAGTTGGATGAATTGAAGCGGGTTCCCTTTGGGTATATTCTCAGCATATTTCTGTGTGTGAAGCTGCTTGGAACAGACAGAAAGAGCTCTTAAGTAAGAGAAGAGTAAGCAATTAAGGAATGACAACACTATTATCTCGTCTCTTCTCCATCATTTGCTGGACAATTAAAATCTACTTAATCAACAAACCTCACAATGTTGGGACCATTACGTGCTGCCACTTTTGCAAGTTCTTGCTCACTCAAACTGAGGCGCCTAACTTTGTCCGGATCATTCTTTAAGGCATCCACGAGAGCGCCCTTTGGCTTTCCAGCCTTGATAGTAATGAGGTGTTTATACTCTGGTGCCACATGCTTGCATGCTTTCTGTGACTTGTTATCATCCAGACCTCTTTCATGATATAATATATCATCGTCGCTCTGCTAGAGCACCATTAGTAAAATACTGATGGGCAGAAATTTTGTTGACTAAGAAAACAAAAGGTAAACTGTAGCAGAATTTAAGACCCATACCCTGTCGGCTACTTGCATCTCATCCTGAATATCTGGAACTTCTACTCCCCAAGCTGCTTCTTCCCTTTCTCCCTTTTTAAACTGGGGTTCAATTTCTCTGTCCTTCATGGTACCGCCCTTTGCTTCGAGGTACTCCTTTGGGGGTTTTGTTGAGAGCAAGACACGCCCCTTTAAAGCTTCAGGTGAAGGAAATTCTTGAAGATGTTTCGATTCAGGGTAATATAGGATGTCTCCAAACACTTCAAGGACCATCTATACAAAATTTCAGAAGTAGCAACACTAGAATCACCTGCCATATATTAATCATTCAGAGACACAGTTACCTTAGCTACTTTCGCCTGAAGATCAGGTGTAAGGTGGTCTTCTAATGTTATAATAACAGGATAGGGAGATGCAACAAAAGCATATTCTTTGATGGATCTCAAGCATTTGATAAGTGATACCGGGGCAGTCAGCGTCCTATCAAGAGTGACAGCATAAATGAAGTCACAGCACATCTCATGGCAGCTTCAGTTTCATTATAGAAATAATGTTCAACAAGATGGTGTGCAAAAATCTCCATGAAAGGAATGCACAACGTTGCAGATATATACCTTCCATGGAGAACATCAATGTCATCTTTAGAAGAATTTGGCCATATGTCCAATTCAATTACACGAACACCTATTTGCAGTGCCTTGATGATGGGAGTATCACTGCAGTCACTGCTTAGTTGATTACCAGTCAGATATGAGTTGTGTCCAGTGTATATAAAATAGTGCGATAGTGGTGCGTTCATGTCCTGATGGACCTGAAAAGGAAGGTATTTAATGTCAAACAATTCGTAAAGTGCATACCAGATCACTAAAAGTGCAGATCAGTAATGGAGCTTCACGTGCTAGCCACAGAAGATAATGGCCAACAGAACTTTTCTTTGACCGTGAATGGCAGCTAAGGATCCATTTAATCTACAATATAGAGCTCTTATGGATCAATCAAGTCAAAGCAGTGTATCACCATTCAGCTACCAGCTTGCTAAGAATGATGCGTCATGACACAACAATAGAAGCACTAATTCATGGGTAGAAAAGTCACTGCGACACACAACGTCAAGCCTATGAAGGTACCACgctaagaaaaagaaaaacaatcTGATTACCAGTGGCCCAAATGTTGAAATGACAAGCGCGTTATACAAGGAGCATTTCCCATTCGCAAGTCACCTTTGTGATCCACAAAAATGTTGAAGTGGCGGCTAATCCCCCACCTGATTAGCAAACGCAACTAATCTCACCACATTGTGCGATCCGTCCCTGAATGCCTATGCAGCCTCCCAACCGGCAATAGCAGCAATACACGCAGGAGACATTGAATCAGAGCCGCATTTGGGTTGGGGCTCGAGCAGCTTCCGGGTGGGTTTACCTTGGAGTGGCGGAGGGGCGGGTTGAGGTCCTCGGAGAAGAGGAAATGCATGAAGTCGTCGACGGTGAGCGCCGGCCTCCCGAAGCGCGGGGTGCGGCTGCGGTCCTGCAGGACCCGGTCGACGACCTGCTCcgcgacctcgccgtcggcccCTCCCCAGGCGGCGAGATAGCGGCGGAGGTCGTCGGCGCCCATGTAGGGCGACCCGCCGGCGAAGCGGGAAAAGAGCACGCGCACGTCCTCCGGCGTGGTGGTGTCGCCCAGCGCGAACCGGCGCGTGAAGAAGATGCAGCACTTGTACGTCCCCATCTCCGCCGCGGACGCCCCCGCCTCGTCTACCCCCTCGGCCTCGCTTCCGTCCCCGGCGGAGGTGTGTGGGGTGGGGAGGCGCGCGGAGGAGCTCCTTTGTCTCGTTTGGGCATTTTCGCGCCGCGAGGTTTCAGGGAGGGGGATTCGGAGGGTGGACGGACGTGCGGAGGGGAGGGGCGAGGGCGAGGAACTGCCGGCTGGTTAAGTACTCAGCCCCGCCCGTTGATGCTTCTCTAAATGCGGCGGGTGTGCATATGTGCTGTGCTCCTGAGCCCGAGCAGGTGGCTTTCACGTTCCCTTTTCTTCCGCCATTGCCGCCGTTTGAGCGACGAGATGCCCCAAAGCCCAAAGGGGCACCACGGCTTCGTGGGGAAACGGGGACGCGGCGTGGAGAAGCGATGGAACGCGTGCACTCCCGCGTCAGCGTCAGGGCTCTCGTTTggtcggtcgtcgcactgcacGTCCAGGCGGCGTGCTGTTCGTGTGATCGTGCCGTATGCTGGGCGTTCCAACTTGTCTGCTGCGCGCTCTCCATGCAGCTGCGGCGTCGTTGACTGAGCCTGTGATTACGTATTTGCCAAGCAGCACAACCCTCCGTGATCGCATTTCAAAGTTCACGCTCAAATAATAATGAGATAGCACGAATGCAAAACTGTATCATTGCCTAGTTCGCTCTCAAATAAAAAACCGCGAATAAAATATTTTCACATAATCATGCGATAGCACAAAAGCAAGTAGCATATAGAAGTTATAACTACCCAACAAAACAAACTCAAAGGGTCGACttgtccaaaaaaaaaagataaagtCGACATTTCCTAAAGAAGTGAAGCTAACCTTCCTTTGATTTTAGAACCAGTAAATAGCACAACACCTAAGGATTGGACAATTATCTCTTATAAATTGCAACGCTGAAAATTGAACAGTGAAATATAAAGGAAACTACGCATGGTGATCCTAAAATAAACCAGTCGTGGTAAGTAATCACAATGGAC from Panicum hallii strain FIL2 chromosome 9, PHallii_v3.1, whole genome shotgun sequence includes:
- the LOC112873984 gene encoding rhodanese-like domain-containing protein 10 — its product is MAMIVAAAASAGIKCASPVPPRSRVRAQSTSWAGGAEALVRSGAVKAVRPKDAAEALGGEGFRLLDVRPPWERARAGVRGSAHVPLFVGDDDMGPVTLLKKWVHFGYIGLWTGQAFTKMNDRFVDDVAAAVAGDGGKDAKLLVACGEGLRSLIAVRMLHDDGYRNLAWLAGGFTKCADGDFPDVEGESKLQYATIGGVSYIFLQILLLLGVVK
- the LOC112873980 gene encoding LOW QUALITY PROTEIN: phosphoinositide phospholipase C 4-like (The sequence of the model RefSeq protein was modified relative to this genomic sequence to represent the inferred CDS: inserted 1 base in 1 codon), which codes for MPKRDKGAPPRASPPHTPPPGTEXEAEGVDEAGASAAEMGTYKCCIFFTRRFALGDTTTPEDVRVLFSRFAGGSPYMGADDLRRYLAAWGGADGEVAEQVVDRVLQDRSRTPRFGRPALTVDDFMHFLFSEDLNPPLRHSKVHQDMNAPLSHYFIYTGHNSYLTGNQLSSDCSDTPIIKALQIGVRVIELDIWPNSSKDDIDVLHGRTLTAPVSLIKCLRSIKEYAFVASPYPVIITLEDHLTPDLQAKVAKMVLEVFGDILYYPESKHLQEFPSPEALKGRVLLSTKPPKEYLEAKGGTMKDREIEPQFKKGEREEAAWGVEVPDIQDEMQVADRSDDDILYHERGLDDNKSQKACKHVAPEYKHLITIKAGKPKGALVDALKNDPDKVRRLSLSEQELAKVAARNGPNIVSFTHRNMLRIYPKGTRFNSSNYNPFLGWVHGAQMVAFNMQGHGRALWLMYGFYKANGGCGYVKKPDFLMQTCPDGKVFDPKADLPVKATLKVKIYMGEGWHKDFKQTHFDSYSPPDFYVKVGIAGVPLDSVMRKTKAVEDNWVPVWEEEFAFPLTVPEIAVLRVEVHEQDVSEDDFGGQTALPVEELRPGIRAVSLFDHKGHKFKSVKLLMRFEFT